The genomic DNA TTGCGCGttcatttgttgtctttggatATCGTTTCATTTGTTTAGCTTTAGGTACAAATTGATTTTtgatcaaatggaagaaatcACGTGTATCAGTTCGCGTATAAAAGCTGAAACCACACTAGTGATAGATGGCAGAAGTCTGTGGGTGACAAGCTCTACAGTCAATAAATGTTGACATTTTTAATATGAACTAAGTTAGTGGAGGCTAATAAGACCTAATCAAGATGGTCTATTAGTGAACTTAATTAAGTTTTAccaagtgttttcttttcttcagaTCTATGAGCTTTTGGAGTATAAATGTCGCGAAAACAACTTTGATGGTGGCGTTCCTGTTGGGACTGTTCATGTCtcaggtaaaaaaataatataccaTTTCCACAAGTATTATTGTTGTCATGATCATAATTATTCTGGTTGCAATTTTCTCCAAATATTCACTTGCTTAATCGCTTATGGaacattttatgaaatttgtttctctaGATTTGTGTCGGGAAGAACACTCTCTGTGAGAAAAATCAATGTGTCTTAACATTTcacgcgttttttttttaagttccaTCTTTTAATAGATCCCAACATCTTAGTACATTTACATTCCTCTATATCCTAACTGATAACATCATAACCGCACCAAATTATGTTGCAGACATCGATGAATGTAAGGCGGGAAATCCTTGTAAGAATGGCGGAACATGCGTCAATACCATCGGATCCTACAAATGCCTTTGTCCCAAAGAATTCACCGGTAAATTCTGCGGGGATGGTGAGTTATTATGACAAAAGTGCTGTCTAGTTGCTTTCTATTCTCATTACGCAATGTcaagtaaagagaaaaagaaacaaagcaagcaAACACACGAACAAACGGAAGCTGAAAGAGCAGAAACGGTAGagtcaatgaaaaaaaatggggTAGCATGTTGACTCAGCTTTGGGTCGATATCAGACTCAACTCCGATGTTTGGCTGGAAGGGGTTTGGGTAGGTACATTAACGTATAACcaggagaaagaaaatttacttttttaaaatttctgctaGTCGTCTCGAGAATAAAACTGTAGGGAGAGGTCCCAGCATATCTCGCTATTTTGTAAGGTTACGCTATCTTTATCTGTCTGGTTTCAACAGATTTGAATGAGTGCAGCAGTAAGCCCTGTAAGAATGGAGGAAGTTGTCAAAATAAGATTGGTGGATACAGTTGCAGCTGTACATCAGGGTGGGCCGGAACGAACTGTGACCAAGGTGACAGttcttctaatttttttgaCGAATCATAAACATAAACTTAATGAAGACGGAAAGTGTTAGATGGCCTGTCTTGAGCTCATCTAGTTTAGGAAGCACACTTTCCAATTTTTAGTAAGGCTTTATTTTATAAGAGTTGAAGATAGACAAAATGAGATGATAAGTGGTTAAAATAGTATGGGGGTAAAAAATCATAATAGGATACCTAGGCCTGCTAATCATTTTGAAGTCGTATTTTTGAAACAGGGTATCTGAGGAAATTTGCATCTAACCCACAGATATAAACGAATGTTTAAAAGATCCCTGCAAGAATGGAGGCACCTGTAACAACAACGATGGAGGATACAGCTGCTTCTGCTTCAAAGGCTGGACAGGAAAGAATTGTGACCAAGGTGAgttcaacaaaaaaaagagattgaACAAGAGTACAGATGGGACTGTTATGCGTGGGGAAATAGGTTCCATGTAGACTCGTGCGACAAATTCCAATTTTTAAAGGGGTGGAGGAACGAAAGAACTCTCAAAGACGTGcaaattattgatttattatgCAAGAAAATATCTAGCTTTacattatttcctttattcatttcaCATCCAGATATTGATGAGTGTTCACTTGCAAGTGGAAATCCGTGTAAGAACAATGGAAAATGTTTCAATCTGTTAGGATCATACAAGTGCACATGCGCTTTAGGTTTTACCGGCAAACATTGCGAAAATGGTAGGTTTGATTGGTAATGTTTTTTCAGagtttgatttatttaattttttatcagacTCTTAACATTACCTAGGCACTTAAGTGTACCCTGAATGAAAAATCACCCGGCACCTTTCCTCTCAAGTGTGTCTGTATCAATTGAAAAATGGAAAGTCGACCCTCCATTACTATTAATTCTGAACTGTGTTACTCTGACAAAGCTTTATCATCCTTCACGGGTTGCAAAATGACAAGTTTCTTTCAAGCGTGCCGAATAGATAATCAACTTACGAGAGACTTGGGCTGAGGAAAAAACAACTACGATGACAGCGACCGTCGACGACTCCTAGAATATTGCTAAAGTAACTTGGTGTGATCATGATTATTGATTCAGATTTGGATGAATGCCTTAGCAATCCTTGTAAGAACGGAGGAGCTTGTACAAACAAACCTGGAGGATACCGTTGTAGCTGTGTAACTGGGTGGACAGGGGAACATTGCGATGAAGGTAAGATCTaataagttttctttctttcctttattttaaacCAGTTAAATCCAAAAACCGACTGCTTTTATGCGGCCTTAATCtactgaaaactttttaaaacacagCATTTCTGTTATTTTGCCGTGAGAATCGAGCAGTTAGGTATTTTAATAGCATTTACTGCCGTTTTaaccgtttttctttttttttttttaattttaaaagacgTCAACGAGTGCGACAAAAATccgtgtcaaaatggcggacaatgTACAAATCAGATCGGTTCACATGTATGTAACTGTCCGAAAGGGTGGACTGGGAAGAACTGCGAAGTAGGTGAGTGATCGGaagcgtttctttctttctgagttttttttttttttttttttttttgttcttttttttgtcaaataaatccactgaaaattaaattttcttcactTAAGATCTCGATGAATGTTTGGACGGCCCTTGTAAAAACGGTGGCTCGTGCGTCAATAAGGACGGGGGTTTCAGCTGTACGTGCGCTGCTGGTTGGGGTGGAGATTTCTGCGACCAAGGTTAGTGAATTTTGGGAATAAAATGGTAAATGACCTTTATTGAAATTTCTACCTTCCCTTTTTCTCCATAGATATAAATGAATGCGACAACAATCCTTGTCAAAACGGAGGAACCTGTGAGAACAAGGATGGAAGTTACAAGTGTAAATGCGATAATGGATATGGAGGAGAAAATTGCGAGGAAGGTAAACGTATACGTAATTGGAAGCAGACTGATAAATTCTGCACTAAACCTTAGTAGTTTGCATcgctttgtttctttgtttgttttttgtttcttgtctttgcttgtttgtttttggttacTGTTTATTCTTAACTTTTGCTTTCGTTATCTTTTTTGACCTTATAAGAAAAGGCGTAGCTATCAAGTAAAGTCAATTCTGAGCTGATCGCAGACGAGAAGTTTCTTAAGGGAGGGGCTGAAGGGGTTGGCTGATGCTCTGTATATTTAGGCCATATCTGTTCCATCGATTAGCTCACACGCGGTTAGCGAAGGCTTTGCTACATCTCATTCATCACGAGGTATGGTATTCCCCTTTCAGTGCTTGacttatgtaaaaaaaatccttgtaaGAATGGAGGAACGTGCAAAAGCGACCAAGGAGGATATACATGCAGCTGTGTCCCACAATGGACTGGAAAAGATTGCGAGCAAGGTATAGTGGTTTGTAATGTCACGAGACGAGGAAAATTGTTTAGGCTCAAAAGGTAATATTTCCAGGCTAATTAAAATTCTCTTTCAACTAAATTGTCACCTATCCATGAAAAAGCAATAGTGAGGCTTTTCTCTGGATCCTTAAAAGATTGCAATTCTTATATCATTTTATCTCCAGATGTGAATGAATGTAATAACAACCCATGTCGAAACGGAGCCAGTTGTATCAACTCACATGGGGGATACACTTGTCAATGCGCCGCTGGATGGACAGGAGCCAAATGTGATCAAGGTAGGTTATTAATCTAACTTTAAGGACATAAGTAAAACatgaataacaaaataaagtaaatttaaactttcattttgtGCAAGATGCATTACATTTTTGTTCGTATTTGTAACTAAATGTCTTTACAAACGTAACAAGACAGAAAGACCCTACTATCGTTAGTTCCTCGCAGCCTAGTTTCTGTGTAATGAAAAGAGTTTTCACTAAGAGTGTTATCgtcatgattattattataatttttatcattatcgACTTACCAATCAATATTTTATCGCCATTTATCGTTTTTGTTAAGCCTCGGAATAAAGATATTTAAAAGGCCCTTAAGTCTGATCTGACTACGATATATAAACATCTTACACTTATTCAGACATTGATGAATGCATGAACAACCCCTGCCAAAATGATGGAGTTTGCACAAACACCCAAGGAGATTTCACCTGTCAGTGTACAAACCAGTGGACCGGAAAAGCATGCGACAAGGGTTGGTTTACAGCTCAATGATATTTCTCTATAGCTTTCCAATGGGGAAGTCGCGGTGAGATCCTCTTTTAAGCTAATGTTTTAAGATTTGTTGGAATGGATTGAGTGAAGTCACGTGCGTTAGCTATTCCATCGAGCCATATTTGTGGTCAAAATACTTTCCCAAAAACTAACTTCAGTTATTTCCTTTACTAATGTCTAAGGTTCCAACCACCGGGTGGTTACTCGAATTTTATGTAAcgacattaaaattttaatctggCCGGCCAAACAGATGCCTTCACGAAGAGAAGTCCATACTAAGTACAAACTCTTAGGTCAATTCATGATCAATGTAAAGAAGCTTTTGTCCTTTTAAGATGTGGACGAATGCGAACTTTTCCCGTGTCAAAATGGAGGTACCTGTCGCAATTCAAATGGCGGTTACGTTTGTGAATGCATGCCTGGATGGGAAGGGAAAGATTGTGAAAATGGTGAGTAAAACTGAAAGCTCCATTTAGTTATGAGCAGACTGGCTGACAAACAAAGCATGtgatggaaaatgtttttttttcgctcgaTTCCATAAGTTTCGAGTAGGCCCTTTAATTTACTTACACCACAACCGTGAATATTGAGGTGTTCATTGTTTAGTAGAGTagatattttctcttttttcagacATTGATGAATGTGCCAGTCACTATTGTCAAAATGGTGCAACATGCATAAATGACATTGCTGGGTATAGATGCATCTGCCCATCTGGATACGAAGGTTTCTACTGCGATCAAGGTTTGGAAACTTTGATCCCATGCTCTTTGCTCTATGTATAAGTGAATTGAGGATAAAATAGTTACAGCAGTGTGTAAAAGTTTAAATCGACAATCAAAACCTAACAAACGTAGAGGAGTcaaaaaagaagataaattCCGATCCACAGGCGGACGTGAAAAAAATCGATTCAACTTGATTACGTTTTGCGGTTAGAAGAAAATCCCccataaaaagttaaaaaaaaaaagacatgtcAATAAGCCCGACTAGTAAAATTCCGGTATAACATTAACGTCCAAAGagtaaatatttacattttttatggTTAAAATGTTTACAGGAATAAAGGCTTTTGATggagttatttttcataaagtttatatattttttttatttttcagcccAATCCATGCCAACACCCGCCATCAGTAAGTGTGGTAGACCTATCCTCACATTTTCCGGTTAAAAGAAAGCGGCATGAATACATAATAATTGAAACAGTACTGATGATCGCTGcaacctttcttttttctgtagGGAACTCTTATGAACCTGTGGGCTGTTTCCATGATAAAGGAGTGGCGCCGCGCCCCTTACCCGAATTTCTTGGGAGCTTCcgcaaagaaataaattggaaaCACGTGGAGCTTACAGTCGACAAGTGCGCAAAACTGGCGCAGAAAAAAGGGTAATATGATTCAAATGAAAAGCTACATTAACGAATAGGAATAAAAGAGATCAATGTTCATATAAAAGCCTTGATTTGGATCTTCCCGCGGGGATGATCTACAATCTAATTTGAGATCGCACAGTATTTCTTCTTGCACTGGTTGTGAACTACATTCTCCCAAAAGTTTAGGCCTTTTAGATGGGATGTCAGAAATACTTACAAGTCAACTACCAACCTATATGTATGGACGTTGACGAATCAGCTGCAAGGCTATCCCCATTATTTTGTCAGCATTACTTAGCAATGGCGGTTTACCCTGAAGTGAATAAGGGAACATAAGTGTAATGTCGAGGCATGGACCTAGGCCTCTTCACCTGGTGTCCAAAACAATAACCACTTATCTAGCAGGCCCCACATGAGAGATGAGGAATACAAAAATAAGCAGGaaagtatgttttgtttttgttttttttgcttttcaggtACGCATATTTTTCTGTCCAGTATTATGCGGAGTGCTGGTCAGGTCCTGAGGCTGGAGATACTTACGCTAGAGAGGGAAAAGCTACCAACTGCCTTAATGACGCTGTGGGAACATCGTTCACTAATTATGTTTACCGCTTTGTAAACTAAGGCTCTCCGAGCAGCTTTAAGTTTTAGTAAAGTAAGTAAGgacatgaaagaaaatcaataaatcaTTTGCCTCAGGGCTGACCATAAATGTGTGTGATCGCTTGTGTTTCAGGAGGCGGTCCACCATGTTTACAAGGTAAATTTCTCGACAAGCAGTGTAATGAATTGTAGTATATTTTGTGGGATCGACTTCTCTGGATTCTCTTACCGAGATACAAGCAACTTTAGCgatcgtttttcttttgttcccTGCGAAATCGAAAGTTCATAAAAAGCAAACACTTTTTATTGCCATTTTGCTGATTTTTACTACTTGTGCCTAAATGGGTTGCGATAAGATGGGAATTTCGAAAAAGTCCTCATCACTAGTTAAAATATACGACATTCAGACCTCTTCGGTTTAAACCTCTCTTTTATTGTTGACAGCTTTGTTCATCACAGTTTTCTTAAGCTTCAAGTTAAGTACCATCAGTAGATAAGCCCTTGATTAGCTCACTTCTGCAATAAGTTTTAGAAATAGAACTGTGAGTCAACTAGAAATCAAGAAATCAAGGGTTTGTACCTACTTGTTGTAGGGTAAGACTGAAAAGGAATGTTGTCGGTGACGCAGAAATTTCGAAAACTTGACCCAACGTTGTTTTTCGGGGAAATTTGTTAAGTCGTGGAAATTGATTACTCAGCTACTTCgcctttttaattttgtgatGTGACGATAGAGCTACAAACCGATATGTTCAGTTTGCAGTGGATTATACTGGTTTAGTAACTAAGTCACGTGTACGGTTTTTTGTCGTTATCAGAATATGTTGAGAGGAATCTGCTCTAATTCGTTAGTTTTTGAACAAGGTTTACTTTCACCCGAACTATCACGCTCCACGGAAGAAATCTGGGTAATGTTGTCTTAGGGTCCCCCATAAGATTATGCAATTCTATGTTACAATCCTTCGTTAGAAATCTGATTTAAAAACTCTTTAGTCACAAACTGCACTAATAATGTATAGCAGGTGAGTACAAACTGTCATATTGAACACAATTTCAGACCATTTCTGGCTACCACCTGCCCGTAAACTTTTCGAGTAAATCGGTAGTTTTCAGAACGTGTCTTTTTTAATTCGAAACATATCTCTCTGCCCTTGTTGAAAttcctgtttttgttgttcGGTTCCATATCTGGTGTGTATGTATACAAGATATTTCAATTATTGATCGCCCCGAGTAAGACAAAAGGCTTCGGCCACAGAAACACCGTAAATTTCGTCTACTGTTGAtggttttaaataaaatgatcttACCTCTCAACCTCTCAATAGCTTTAATATAGCGTGTAAACGAAGTTGCTGTTAGCTCCTCCCACACCGGACCAGCAGTTGGATGCTCGGCCAAATTTATCATACTTGGTACCCTCTGGCGCACCGAAACACTCTCCGTAATATTGAATCGCAAAGTAGTAAACCCTATGAGCAGaatacacgaaaaaaaaaaaaggtcaataaTTTATGTAAACCGTGAATACAATGTACCTTGGATGCTCAGGTAAATGTTCTATGAAGTAGCCTTCCTTCCATCATTTGGAGGTACAAGTTTTATAACATGTTATGAGTAATTATTGTTGTACATAAAAGCTTCTCGAAATCTCCACACTgcttagtcatgctgacatgcgTACCATAGAACGGCTTTCACACATTTATTTCGTAATACTTCTATATtgttcttttgtaagcttctggaatgttccagcacactttgtgaatgtatatCAGGACTCAGGTAtgcagtagtagtagttgttgttgtcaggAGTGACCAACTGTGTAGAAAGTTATACCGTGAGGGTGAGCTATAGTGGAAGAttgctaatttcaagaaacGTTGGAGGAAACTGTGAGTTTGGTATAGTGCtgagctaagatatagactgtGGTGGGCTTAAGTAAATTTATCGAGGATAAATATCGTACTGcctttaggagtcgctcctcATTAAGATTATCACTCTTTGTTTAATAAAGTTGTCGAGTCTGTAGGATTGCAGtatttttctgtcggttagcTTATACCGTAACAAACacaatgtaaaataaataacagaGCAATGAATATGCTATGTAACAGAGGAAACTAATTAAGGCCAGCAAACTGATCACATTTTGCCAAAGCTACTTACCCCGGTGTGCCTCTTGCAATCTCAGAACAGTTTTTGACTGTCTTGGACATGTCGCGCCAGTCAATGTACTTTCGTAGGTTCTTTAGCAAAGTCATTGTACGGTCGTTGGACCTGTCTCTAAAACAACCAAGCTCTTTGAAAGATATTTCTGAAAGAAACAAGTGGCCATGGTAAACACATAGAGGGTGATTTTCAAATAAGAATTaatgttgaaataaaaagaagacgAGGAggacgaagaaaaagaagatgatgaaaaaaaagaagaataagatGATGATAATGGAGAAGAAGATGAATAAGAAGAAGACGAATATGAAGAAGGATAAGaggaagaagaataaaaaagaagatgataatgaagatgaagatgaagaaaatgaagaaaaggaaTAAGATGCTGATGAAGAAGGATAAttagaagaagaaagaagaagatgaaccagaggaggaggaagaagacCTTTTAGCATGAGGAACAAAAACAGTCACATGGGAGTTCAAAAAACACAGAAGTGAAATATTTGTTATCATCCAGGCTGCTCACTCTGATAGATTATACTTAATTCATACATTTCCCTTTCATGTTTATGACATACTTATCTCGCAGTTAAAGCCTGTAATTCCATCTGGACATGAGCAATGGTAGGTGCCTTTCTTATTTTGACACGTGCCACCGTTTTGACAGGGCTTGCTCCCTTTACATTCATCTACATCTAAATGAAATGAAGAGTGTGTGTTAACGATCGATCGTAGGCTAACATTCCTTATATTTCTCTCTGTAATAATCATGGCTAGCCGATGAAGCCATTCTGTCCATGGAACGCTTCAACTGTGTGGTAATTTCGACCTGACTCTTGATGAACTGCCTCCCTGTTTACCTTATCAAGCTGACATATTACGCTCATGCGAAAATTAGGACGAAGTTCATAATCGTACtgcattttgaaacaaaaacactTAGAATAAAACATTACACGAAATACTTATTATTTCAGCAAGTTTTAACTTTCACTTCTATTTATTGTCTGGTATGagcaatttctttcattttagcGGGACAAAAGTAAGGCTAGGTGTCTGAGTAAAGTATTTAATGACGGTGTAACAATGATGCCACCTCACAGTACTCCAGTAACTCAAGTACAATTCGGCCTTTTAAATTTGGATTATACCTCACTCTTTTTGTCACTGTGTCAAAGGAGAGCTTTCCATTGGGATGATTAGCAAATTGTGATCTCAAAACCTAACTGAGACGTGATACAGGGTTAAAGGGGGTTTTCATGGTTCATCCGCTACTCCTCCGCATAACGACGTTCACTAAGCTATAACTCCCAAAGTTAACAGAGATACATACCCTTTTCGCAGTTTTTGCCCTCAAATCCCTTGATACACTCGCATTTGTAACTTCCAGGAGTATTTGAGCAGTTTCCAGAGTTCAGACAAGGGTCTCCCacacactcgtcaatatctgtcATTGAATTCAGTGTTGCAATTTAATCCTCATCTCTCCCACAAATTAAGTGTGTAGACATATTTgatttaaagaattattttactggTATACCCAAATTCATCAAGAGATACGTACCCTGCTCGCATACATCCCCTTGAAAGCCTGGTAAACATTTGCATTCAAACCCACCAATCAGATTGATACACGTAGCACTATTCTTGCATGGGTTCACCTTGCACTCATCCTTATCTGGAAAACGAAACATCGTAAAGACTCTTAAAATCGCAAAATATTAAAGTGGACGTTTCGTCTACAAATAAAACTAACCAGTGTGGAAAATTGGTGGTCAACTATTACATGTAACTGGCATCTCTCCTTTCTTGAGCGTTGTGAAATGTGATATCATTGAAACTACTTTGAAATCTCATTTAGCAAAATATAGTTTATAAGCAACGCTAAACGATTGAGCTTGTAACATGTGCGCGGGCCTATATAGACGCTGCTACAGACCGTACTTAACGATAATTCCCCGAAGTGGAGGTGActatttttcctctttggtATGTATcagaaaacagaaacaaacaaaataaatagtttatttaaaactttcaaaccAGAaaatcagcgcgcgcgaaaagcactatttagCTGTGTGGTATTTGCTAAATTAATATATTACAACGTTTCACGCAGAGAGTACTTATCATAAATACTCAAGAAATGTCTAGCGGAATGCCtaattttcaatacaaatttgCACAATAAAAGAAAGGTACCTTGTTCGCAATATTTCCCATCGAATCCACCTGCGCATGAACACTGGAATCCGCCAATTATGTTTATGCAAGTGGCACCATTTTTGCATGGGTCTTTGGTAgcgcattcatcgatatctagaaAAGAAGATTATCCGAAAGACCTAGAGACCTCAATATGTTCACGAAATTACGTGCACGCCGACTGGTGATCAGATAGGCAAAATATCTTTAATTATCAGACAAGGTATTCATAACAGGAAATGTTTCACGCATCATACTAGCTTTATAATTTCTCGACAAACGTTATATCATTTTAGTTGAAAGGTTATGAGCGAATTATCTCATTTACCCAGAATCAACAGGAAAACAGCTATTTTATGCCATAGAGGCTCAGACTAAAGCTCATTTGAGCGTCAACTAACAAATGCTTTATAATTTGATATCTAACTTTGTGCTTTATATACCATTTTCGCAGCGCTCGCCATCATATCCATCAGGACACTTGCATTCAAAGCTGCCAGGCTTGTTATAACAAGTTCCACTGTTCACACAAGGACCGCTCTtacattcatcaatatctaaaatGGGTAATAGAGgtaaacaaagtgaaaaagctCCATCACGTGACTGTTAATTCAGATCTTTTATAAATTCCTTTTCTATTTGCCACTATTAAATTGCCCTTATTAATTATAGCTAAAGGATATTGTTTTATTGATACGCTTTACCTTGATCACAATGTTCCCCCTCGAATCCACTGGCACAAGAACACTTGTATCCTCCGATCGTGTTTGTACAGGTGGCGCCATTTCTGCACAGACTTGATGAAGAACACTCGTCGATGTCTAAAACAATATATAAAAGCTTTTACACTGTGTTTACTAAGGCTATTTATTTTGGGGATGGAAAAAAAGATCAGATGAAGCATCGTGACATCGTGACGCGTTGATTGTGCAAGCTAGTACTGATGCCATAACTTACATCTGAGGTCTtctgctcaatttttttctgtgtcccAAACAGTTACTTGAGACTTCATTGGAGGCATTTGCTTAGGTTTCATTACACTGAATTTTCAATGCTGGTTTTAGTAAAGGGTCGATATACGTATACCTTGATCGCAGAGTAATCCTTGGTATCCACTGTCACAGCGACACATATAGGAACCGATAGCGTTTATACACGTTGCACCGTTCTTGCATGGTTGAATCGTTATGCATTCATTTATGTCTGTGAAATATATAAACATACATGTGCATACATCTAGCTGTTAAGTCACTGTAGTCTGTAGGACGGTCGAGTGTATatcaaatgcaaaaaatttataaaaaaatcgCTAGCAAACCTTGTTTGCAGTGTTTGCCTGTAAATCCTTTAATGCAGTCGCATCTATAACTCCCTTTAAGGTTCATGCAACTTCCACCATTTTTACATGGACTGTTCGCGCATTCGTCCACATCTGATGAAATGATGTAAGTAAGGATGAAATTTACCTTATCCCACCGTAGGGCTCTGTAAAATTCTAATAATCCTTTCCCCCAGTAAaccctatatatatatatatatatatatatatatatatatatacacataatCTTTTAACGACGGCTGATCCTTGTTATGTTCCCCTTGTAAACTATGTGATACACCTAATATCCCCCCAGGCGATCGGAAAATGACTGGTCCGTAGGTAATCACATCCTGTAGCTGGTGGCTATAAAAAGTTTAGAATATCATGAACCTAAATAAAGGGAACATGATTTAGACCTAGAACCTCGTTTAATTATATGTTATCACTCATATTTCTACGTGCGCGAGCCCCTTAAAATTGCTTTGAGCCCTTGATATGTGTCATAAGACTTCGAAAATTTCATCTCGAGGCTAGAAGTAAA from Pocillopora verrucosa isolate sample1 chromosome 10, ASM3666991v2, whole genome shotgun sequence includes the following:
- the LOC136283681 gene encoding fibropellin-1-like, with amino-acid sequence MLIFIFKAYSLLEYNCGTIPDNAHRVVLGTVTVGNPLFWLEGKTYFSAPQGGTISVRGCYKYCRKDIYCPTCIRQVYFHARAGSSKCAGHIHAERDLDCKAHCATRDVKVPSVPGKYHVRIYELLEYKCRENNFDGGVPVGTVHVSDIDECKAGNPCKNGGTCVNTIGSYKCLCPKEFTGKFCGDDLNECSSKPCKNGGSCQNKIGGYSCSCTSGWAGTNCDQDINECLKDPCKNGGTCNNNDGGYSCFCFKGWTGKNCDQDIDECSLASGNPCKNNGKCFNLLGSYKCTCALGFTGKHCENDLDECLSNPCKNGGACTNKPGGYRCSCVTGWTGEHCDEDVNECDKNPCQNGGQCTNQIGSHVCNCPKGWTGKNCEVDLDECLDGPCKNGGSCVNKDGGFSCTCAAGWGGDFCDQDINECDNNPCQNGGTCENKDGSYKCKCDNGYGGENCEEVLDLCKKNPCKNGGTCKSDQGGYTCSCVPQWTGKDCEQDVNECNNNPCRNGASCINSHGGYTCQCAAGWTGAKCDQDIDECMNNPCQNDGVCTNTQGDFTCQCTNQWTGKACDKDVDECELFPCQNGGTCRNSNGGYVCECMPGWEGKDCENGE